CCGACCCCGAGCAGATCCCGGCGCGGGCCGGGCTGGTGGCGACGCAGATGCTCGGGCTGGCGCTGACCCGCTACGTCCTGAAGTTCCCGCCGGCCGTGGCGCTCAGCCGCGGAGAGATCGTGGCGTGGCTGGGGCCGACGGTGCAGAGGTATCTGACGGCACCGAGTCCCTGACACCCCGGAACGCGAGAAGGCGCCGACCTCGCCCACGTACGGCTGCTGCGCGTACGTACGGCGGGGTCGGCGCCCCTCGGTTCAGACGTCGGCCTCGGCTCGGACGCCCCTCGAATCAGGCGTCGGGCCTCGGGAACTCAGACCTTCGCTTCCGCCTCGGTCCGGGTCTTCCGCTTGGCCACGGCCTTGGACTTCGGCTGACGGTCCGTGGACCGGTCGAGGACCATCACCAGGCCGGCGATGACCGCGAAGAGGGCGAGCGGGGCCAGGACGAACAGGCCCAGCGTCTCGATGACGCTCAGGCCCGTGCCGGGGTCGTCGCCGTCGTCGCGGGTGAGCGCGAGCGCGGGGGACGACATGAGCAGCATCATCAGCGTCGTACCGGCAGCCAGGGCGCCGGCGCGCAGGGCGTTCTTCTTGTCCACGGAGCCAAAGTATCCAACGCCGGGTGGGGACGCGCGTCCGGGGTGCCGTAAGAGGCGGACCACGCGCCACCGGACCACGCACCACCCACGCTCACGCATGCCGGCCACCGGACGCCCGTACCACCTCCACCAGCGCATGCAGCCGCGCCGACCCGGCCAGCTCCTCCAGCGTCATCGGCCTGCCCTCCGCGTCGGCCACCGGAAGCCGCCAGTTCGGGTACTGGTCCCACGTACCCGGCAGGTTCTGCGGACGCCGGTCGCCCACCCCGTCCGGCAGCCAGATGCCGATCATGCGGGCCGGGGTGCGGAGCAGATAGCGGTGGACGGCCTGGACCTCGGCCTCCTCGGCGGACGTGCCGAGGCCTCCGCTGGTCCCCCGCAGCAGACCCAGCCGGGCGAGCAGCGTCAGCCACTCCCCCGTGTCGGCGGCGGCCTCCGCCCGCTCCTCGTCGAGGGGGCGCGTCAACAGGCCGAGGCGGTCGCGGAGTTCGACATGGTCGCCGGTGAGGCGGGCGGCGGTCGGGGGCAGGTCGTGGGTGGTGGCGGTGGCGAGGCAGTCGGCGCGCCACTGGTCGGGGGGCAGGGGGCGGCCGTCGCCCTCCCAGTCCCGTTCGAACCACAGGACCGAGGTGCCGAGCACCCCGCGCTCGCGCAGCGTCTCGCGCACCCCGGGCTCTACGGTGCCCAGGTCCTCGCCGATCACCACGGCCCCGGCGCGGGACGCCTCCAGCACCAGGATCGCCAGCATGGCCTCGGCGTCGTAACGGACGTAGGTGCCCTCCGTCGGCGGCAGCCCTTCCGGCACCCACCAGAGCCGGAACAGGCCCATGACGTGGTCGATGCGCAGGGCGCCGGCGTAGCGGAACAGGGCCTTCAGCAGCATGCGGAAGGGGGCGTACCCCGACTCGGCGAGCCGGTCCGGCCGCCAGGGCGGCAACCCCCAGTCCTGGCCGCGGGCGTTGAAGGCGTCGGGTGGTGCGCCGGCCGACATCCCGGCCGCGAAGTACCGCTGCTGGGCCCAGGCGTCCGCACCCTCCGGGTGCACCCCGACCGCCAGATCGTGCACGATCCCGACCGGCATGCCCGCCTCCCGCGCGGCACGCTGCGCGGCGGTGAGCTGGGCGTCGGTGAGCCAGGCGAGCCGGCAGTGGAAGTCGACGCGGTCCATCAACTCGCCCCGGGCGCGGGCGGTTTCCGCCGAGCGGGGGTCACGCAGACCAGTCGGCCAGCCGCGCCAGTCCGGGCCGTGCACCTCGGCCAGCGCGTACCAGGTGGCGTGGTCCTCCAGTGCCTCGCCCTGCTCGGCGAGGAAGTCGGCGTACGCGGCCCGCCGCCCCGGCCCGAGCGGCACCTCCCGCACCAGCTCCAGCGCCTCCCGCTTCAGCTCCCACACCGCGTCCCGGTCGATCAACTCCCCCTTCTCCAGCACCGATTCCCGCAGCCGCGCCGCCCGCTCCAGCAGCCCCCGCACCCGTTCCCGCCCGTCCACGTAACCGAACTCGGGGATGTCCTCGACCCGCAGATGCACCGGGTCGGGGAAGCGGCGTGAGGAGGGCCGGTAGGGGGACGGGTCGGTGGGCGTGCCGGGCACGGCCGCATGCAGCGGGTTGACCTGCACGAATCCGGCGCCGAGCGCCCGCCCGGCCCAGGCGGCCAGCTCGGCGAGGTCACCGAGGTCGC
This genomic window from Streptomyces sp. DG2A-72 contains:
- the malQ gene encoding 4-alpha-glucanotransferase, coding for MTAPRSAAAPDEDLSRLAELHGVATSYSPSPDRTVAASAAALTRALAALGVDASTPGSVRAALAARERELSERLLPPTVVCWSGSAPAALAALPAGTRLRIETEQGETRAAPEQLPPGVHRLTATAPDGRTARVHLVVAPPRLPTPPGRSYGLLVQLYSLLSRRSWGMGDLGDLAELAAWAGRALGAGFVQVNPLHAAVPGTPTDPSPYRPSSRRFPDPVHLRVEDIPEFGYVDGRERVRGLLERAARLRESVLEKGELIDRDAVWELKREALELVREVPLGPGRRAAYADFLAEQGEALEDHATWYALAEVHGPDWRGWPTGLRDPRSAETARARGELMDRVDFHCRLAWLTDAQLTAAQRAAREAGMPVGIVHDLAVGVHPEGADAWAQQRYFAAGMSAGAPPDAFNARGQDWGLPPWRPDRLAESGYAPFRMLLKALFRYAGALRIDHVMGLFRLWWVPEGLPPTEGTYVRYDAEAMLAILVLEASRAGAVVIGEDLGTVEPGVRETLRERGVLGTSVLWFERDWEGDGRPLPPDQWRADCLATATTHDLPPTAARLTGDHVELRDRLGLLTRPLDEERAEAAADTGEWLTLLARLGLLRGTSGGLGTSAEEAEVQAVHRYLLRTPARMIGIWLPDGVGDRRPQNLPGTWDQYPNWRLPVADAEGRPMTLEELAGSARLHALVEVVRASGGRHA